A segment of the Candidatus Bathyarchaeota archaeon genome:
CGCCTGTTCCGGGCGGCAAGTCGATGAAGAGAAAATCAAGTTCGCCCCAGACGATGTCGACGAGGAACTGGCGGATGGCTCGCATCTTGAGGGGCCCACGCCAGATAGTCGGTGCTTCCTGCGAGAGGAAGAAGTCGATGGACATCACTTTTATGCCCAATGGACCCTCGATGGGGAAGGCGCCTGCGGGGGTGGCTTTCACCTCTTTGCCCTCCAGACCCAGAAGCCTCGGTACGCTTGGGCCATGGATGTCCGCGTCTAAGATTCCGACTCTGTGGCCTTTCTGGGCGAATGCCACTGCGAGGTTGACGGTGACGGTGCTTTTGCCGACGCCGCCTTTGCCGCTGATAACGGCGATTTTATGTTTAATTTTGCTCATTCGATCTTTAAGTTCTTGCTCTTCCTGCTTTTGTTGCTCTCGGTAAGCTTGAAGTTGAGCCATGTTTCTCTCTAAAGACGCCATAAAAATCAACCCATGTTTGTATTTAAGGTCTGATTCTTCCACCACTAAAAAGGGTTATGGATAAATTTTCCCCTAAGAATCGGCATAGAATGCAGGCTAGAGCTTGTAGCCTATTTTCCGAAGAAACCCCCGGCGCTCAGCCACATCCGCATCTGCCTCTATACCCTTGCTCCCATAGCCATCCACGACGCCGATGATGCCTCTGCCCTGCTCAGTCTCCGCCACCAGAACCTCCAGCGGATTAGCCGACGCAGCATGGATAGTGCAGACTTCGGGGACTGCCTTGATTTTGTCAAGCACGTTTAGGGGGTAAGCGTTTTTTAGGAAGATGATAAAGCTGTGTCCGCAGCTGATTTCAAAGGCTTTCTCCGCTGCCAGCCGACGCAGTTGTGGGTCGTTGCCTTCGTGGCGTACAAGGCAGGGTCCGCTGGCTTCGCAGAAGCCGATACCGAAGTTTATGGTGGGCACCGAGTTAACCATTGCCTCGTATAGGTCTTCGGCGGTTTTTATGAAGTGCGCCGTGCCCAAGATGGTGTTGCAGTCGGGTGGCGGCGTGATTTTAACGGTTTTTAACTCCAAGGTTTTGTCTCCAAGCATATTGAGTGCTCTGGGAGATATAACTATTCAAGGCAAGCCATTTTTTGGGGGTTATGCAAAATTATATATCTACCCGCTGACTGCATAGATTCTGTTGTGCAAACCGTTTTTGCACTTCAACAGAATATAAGGAGTTGAAAGCAGAGTGTCAGAGAAAGAGATGCATAAGGCTGTCTGTTCTGAATGCGGAAAAGAATGTGAAGTTCCATTCCAACCCGACCCCAACAGGCCAGTTTACTGCCGCGAATGCTGGGCAAGAAAGCGTCCCCCCAGACCCAGAAACCGATACTGAGCCTAAACGCATCCCCCAAGTCCCCGTGTTTATTCTATTTTTGTTTGATTATTTTTCTATGTTTTATCGGTATCTGCCTCTGATGTGGCAAAACCTAAATATCAAAGATATGCATCAAGTTTGGCTACCCAAGGGCCGGTAGTTCAGCTGGTATGAACGCTTGACTTGCACTCAAGAGGTCGGGGGTTCAAATCCCCCCCGGTCCACTCTTGCTTTTATGCCGCCCCAATAATTGGTTTTTTATTGCTTGGTTACTCTAATCGTTACCGAAGTATGTCGATGTGGCTTGATTGATGTGCTTGCCGTCAAGCGTTTTTATTTCATTCATTTTTTAATGTGTTTTGAATTAAGTAACATAATGTTTATAAAAGCGCACGTGTTTTAACTCTCCTGAACAGTTACGCTGTTGAAAGCATCCTGTTCAATTACTAAATTGTCCCTCAGTTCGCTATTTGAG
Coding sequences within it:
- a CDS encoding Mrp/NBP35 family ATP-binding protein codes for the protein MASLERNMAQLQAYREQQKQEEQELKDRMSKIKHKIAVISGKGGVGKSTVTVNLAVAFAQKGHRVGILDADIHGPSVPRLLGLEGKEVKATPAGAFPIEGPLGIKVMSIDFFLSQEAPTIWRGPLKMRAIRQFLVDIVWGELDFLFIDLPPGTGDEPLSIAQLLPEMDGVVIVTMPTQLSSNIVKKAITFAETVKMPTIGVVENMSGFVCPHCGKKTEIFGSGGGEKMAKETSVEFLGSIPIDPKVGVDSDKGKPFVLSQKDSAAAKAFMQVVAKVEEYIEKK
- a CDS encoding adenosine-specific kinase, which gives rise to MELKTVKITPPPDCNTILGTAHFIKTAEDLYEAMVNSVPTINFGIGFCEASGPCLVRHEGNDPQLRRLAAEKAFEISCGHSFIIFLKNAYPLNVLDKIKAVPEVCTIHAASANPLEVLVAETEQGRGIIGVVDGYGSKGIEADADVAERRGFLRKIGYKL